The DNA segment TTCAAACAATCTAATCAACtcccctctctctctctctagaAATTTTCGCAGTCTGAATCCAAAAATCGCCATGGGTAACACGGAGAAGCTGATGCAGCAGATCATGGATCTGAAATTCACCTCGAAAAGTCTCCAACGCCAGGCCCGAAAGTGTGAAAAGGAAGAGAAGGCCGAGAAATTGAAGGTGAAGAAGGCGATCGAGAAAGGTAACATGGATGGCGCTCGTATCTACGCGGAGAACTCGATCCGCAAGCGTAACGAGCAGATGAATTATCTCCGCCTCGCCTCACGCCTAGACGCTGTCGTCTCACGCCTGGACACACAGGCGAAGATGCAAACCATAAGTAAATCCATGGGCAGTATCGTGAAATCTCTGGAATCGTCCCTTTCCACAGGGAATTTGCAGAAAATGTCTGAGACCATGGATCAATTCGAGCGACAGTTTGTGAACATGGAAGTGCAGGCGGAGTTTATGGAGAGCTCTATGTCTGGAAGCACGTCTCTCTCTACGCCTGAAACCGAGGTCAATAGCTTGATGCAGCAAGTGGCTGATGATTATGGGCTCGAAGTGTCTGTTGGCCTGCCTCAGCCTGCTGCCCACGCTGTTGCTGTGAAGAATAGTGAGAAggtggatgaagatgatctcTCCAGGCGTTTGGCTGAGCTCAAGGCACGCGGGTGAAATTCTGGTATATTCAAATTCTGGTATATTCAGACATGCTTGATGCTGAAGCTTGGTATTTTCAAATACTATTATTGTGTGGTGTAGTATTAACTTCCAAACTGCTGCCGTAATACTTGGATTTGTGTATAAATTCGACTCCATTGATGGGGATTATGTCTTATGGTTTCTTATGTTGCGTATCTAATAATTCCTCGTGAATCTATATATTTTGATTGTCTGT comes from the Henckelia pumila isolate YLH828 chromosome 1, ASM3356847v2, whole genome shotgun sequence genome and includes:
- the LOC140874858 gene encoding ESCRT-related protein CHMP1B encodes the protein MGNTEKLMQQIMDLKFTSKSLQRQARKCEKEEKAEKLKVKKAIEKGNMDGARIYAENSIRKRNEQMNYLRLASRLDAVVSRLDTQAKMQTISKSMGSIVKSLESSLSTGNLQKMSETMDQFERQFVNMEVQAEFMESSMSGSTSLSTPETEVNSLMQQVADDYGLEVSVGLPQPAAHAVAVKNSEKVDEDDLSRRLAELKARG